One window from the genome of Streptomyces cadmiisoli encodes:
- a CDS encoding TlpA family protein disulfide reductase: MSAANRAPLRSNPVRRTRRRAAVLTAGAAAAALALTACSSGGTAGGGGDTNFVAGTDGIDTVAADGRAPVPDLSGKTVDGGQADIADHKGKVVVLNVWGSWCPPCRAEAKNFEKVYQDTKDQGVEFLGINTRDASVGPARAFEEEYGVSYPSLFDPTGKLMLRFEKGTLNPQAIPSTLVVDRDGRIAARALQPLSEDKLREMLAPVLAEK, translated from the coding sequence CCGCCAACCGCGCCCCCCTGCGCTCGAACCCCGTACGCCGCACCCGTCGTCGCGCCGCCGTCCTGACGGCCGGGGCCGCCGCCGCGGCACTCGCGCTCACCGCCTGCAGCTCCGGAGGAACCGCCGGCGGCGGCGGTGACACCAACTTCGTCGCGGGCACCGACGGCATCGACACCGTCGCCGCGGACGGCCGGGCGCCCGTGCCCGATCTGTCCGGGAAGACGGTCGACGGCGGGCAGGCCGACATCGCCGACCACAAGGGCAAGGTCGTCGTCCTCAACGTCTGGGGCTCGTGGTGCCCGCCCTGCCGCGCCGAGGCCAAGAACTTCGAGAAGGTCTACCAGGACACCAAGGACCAGGGCGTCGAGTTCCTCGGCATCAACACCCGCGACGCCAGCGTCGGTCCGGCCCGCGCCTTCGAGGAGGAGTACGGGGTCAGCTACCCGAGCCTGTTCGACCCGACCGGCAAGCTGATGCTCCGCTTCGAGAAGGGCACCCTCAACCCGCAGGCCATCCCCTCCACCCTGGTCGTCGACCGGGACGGACGCATCGCCGCCCGCGCGCTCCAGCCGCTCAGCGAGGACAAGCTGCGCGAGATGCTCGCCCCGGTCCTCGCGGAGAAGTGA
- a CDS encoding cytochrome c biogenesis CcdA family protein, protein MSALSTLAATGYNGTVLDGALLVALPLALLGGLVSFFSPCVLPLVPGYLSYVTGVTGSDLAEARRGRMVTGASLFVLGFTVVFVSSGALFGYFGQTLQEQKGVLSKILGVFMILMGVFFMGLMPWLTQREFRFHKRPVSGFVGAPVLGALFGIGWTPCLGPTLSSVLILSSNQGSAGRGAILTVAYCLGLGAPFVLAAIAFRKALGAFAFIKRHYVWVMRIGGIMMIVTGLLLLTGAWDRLVQDMQTWSNGFTVGI, encoded by the coding sequence GTGAGCGCGCTGTCCACGCTCGCGGCCACGGGCTACAACGGCACGGTGCTCGACGGCGCCCTGCTGGTGGCCCTGCCGCTCGCCCTGCTCGGCGGCCTCGTCTCCTTCTTCTCGCCCTGCGTCCTGCCGCTCGTCCCCGGCTACCTCTCCTATGTGACCGGGGTCACCGGCAGCGACCTGGCCGAGGCCCGGCGCGGCCGGATGGTCACCGGCGCCTCGCTGTTCGTCCTCGGCTTCACCGTCGTGTTCGTCTCCTCCGGTGCGCTGTTCGGGTACTTCGGCCAGACGCTCCAGGAGCAGAAGGGCGTCCTCTCCAAGATCCTCGGCGTCTTCATGATCCTCATGGGCGTCTTCTTCATGGGGCTGATGCCCTGGCTCACCCAGCGCGAGTTCCGCTTCCACAAGCGGCCGGTGTCCGGGTTCGTCGGCGCCCCCGTGCTGGGCGCGCTGTTCGGCATCGGCTGGACGCCCTGCCTCGGCCCGACCCTGTCCTCCGTGCTGATCCTGTCGTCCAACCAGGGAAGCGCGGGCCGCGGGGCCATACTGACCGTCGCGTACTGCCTCGGACTCGGTGCGCCCTTCGTGCTCGCGGCCATCGCCTTCCGCAAGGCGCTCGGCGCCTTCGCGTTCATCAAGCGGCACTACGTCTGGGTCATGCGCATCGGCGGCATCATGATGATCGTGACCGGGCTGCTGCTGCTGACGGGCGCGTGGGACCGCCTCGTGCAGGACATGCAGACCTGGTCCAACGGCTTCACTGTGGGGATCTGA
- a CDS encoding nucleoside deaminase produces MDHTQARRWLGTAVAEARAGLAEGGIPIGAALYDAHGTVLGRGRNRRVQDGDPSTHAETAAFRAAGRQRSYRGTTMVTTLSPCWYCSGLVRQFGISRVVIGEAVTFRGGHDWLAEHGVEIVLVDDPECVAMMRDFIEDNPALWHEDIGE; encoded by the coding sequence ATGGATCACACACAGGCACGGCGTTGGCTCGGCACCGCCGTCGCGGAGGCCCGCGCCGGGCTCGCCGAGGGCGGCATCCCGATCGGCGCCGCGCTGTACGACGCGCACGGCACCGTTCTCGGCCGCGGCCGCAACCGCCGTGTCCAGGACGGCGACCCCTCGACGCACGCGGAGACGGCCGCGTTCCGTGCCGCGGGACGGCAGCGCTCCTACCGCGGCACGACGATGGTCACCACGCTCTCGCCGTGCTGGTACTGCTCGGGCCTGGTCCGGCAGTTCGGCATCTCCCGGGTGGTGATCGGCGAGGCGGTCACGTTCCGGGGCGGGCACGACTGGCTGGCGGAACACGGCGTGGAGATCGTGCTCGTCGACGATCCCGAGTGCGTCGCGATGATGCGCGACTTCATCGAGGACAACCCGGCCCTGTGGCACGAGGACATCGGCGAGTGA
- the resB gene encoding cytochrome c biogenesis protein ResB — translation MSKTTTDKAPDTSEEQDQDLGAAGSQLSTAPREDAPNLPALGVVGWARWFWRQLTSMRVALLLLLLLSLAAIPGSLIPQNGVDPTQVADFRARHETLSPIYEKVGLFDVYSSVWFSAIYILLFVSLIGCIVPRTWQFVGQLRGRPPAAPKRLTRLPAHTTWRTEAAPEQVREAALAVLRKRRFRAHVAGDAVAAEKGYLREAGNLVFHIALIVMLIAFAWGQLFKSEGTKLIVEGDGFANTLTQYDDFRSGNLFSQDALDAFSFNLDDFRGTYETAGPNQGTPRTYEARVTYSVGAYGKERDAAIKVNEPLDVGGTSVYLGSHGYAPVVTVRDARGKVVMDKEAVPLLPLDGFVTSTGAIKVMDGYRNADGEREQLGFNAFFVPTFAGEGRGTMTSQFPALLNPRLALSAYHGDLGVDSGIPQSVYQLNKKSLKEFKDSKGDLFKQRLKIGETMTLPNGAGSVTFEGVKEWASFSIARQPASGWALAGSVAAILGLAASLFIQRRRVWVRAVRGDDGVTVVEMAGLGRSESAKVPEELGELAGLLYDKAPGAPDPDDDPDPTDPAVPAEGAEK, via the coding sequence ATGAGCAAGACGACGACCGACAAGGCTCCGGACACCTCCGAGGAGCAGGACCAGGACCTCGGCGCGGCCGGCTCCCAGCTGTCCACCGCGCCCCGCGAGGACGCGCCCAACCTGCCCGCCCTGGGCGTCGTCGGCTGGGCCCGCTGGTTCTGGCGGCAGCTCACCTCCATGCGGGTCGCGCTGCTGCTGCTCCTGCTGCTGTCGCTGGCCGCCATCCCCGGCTCGCTGATTCCGCAGAACGGCGTCGACCCCACCCAGGTCGCCGACTTCCGCGCGCGGCACGAGACGCTCTCGCCGATCTACGAGAAGGTCGGCCTTTTCGACGTCTACAGCTCGGTGTGGTTCTCCGCGATCTACATCCTGCTGTTCGTCTCCCTCATCGGCTGCATCGTCCCGCGCACCTGGCAGTTCGTCGGCCAGCTGCGCGGCCGTCCGCCGGCCGCGCCCAAGCGGCTCACCCGGCTCCCCGCGCACACGACCTGGCGCACCGAGGCCGCACCCGAGCAGGTGCGCGAGGCGGCGCTCGCGGTCCTCAGGAAGCGCCGCTTCCGCGCCCATGTCGCCGGTGACGCGGTCGCCGCCGAGAAGGGTTATCTGCGCGAGGCCGGCAACCTCGTCTTCCACATCGCGCTGATCGTGATGCTGATCGCGTTCGCCTGGGGCCAGCTGTTCAAGTCGGAGGGCACCAAGCTGATCGTGGAGGGCGACGGCTTCGCCAACACCCTCACGCAGTACGACGACTTCCGCTCCGGGAACCTCTTCTCCCAGGACGCGCTGGACGCCTTCAGCTTCAACCTCGACGACTTCCGCGGCACGTACGAGACCGCCGGCCCCAACCAGGGCACCCCGCGCACCTACGAGGCCCGCGTCACCTACAGCGTCGGCGCCTACGGCAAGGAGCGCGACGCGGCCATCAAGGTCAACGAGCCGCTGGACGTCGGCGGCACCTCCGTCTACCTCGGCAGCCACGGCTACGCGCCCGTCGTCACCGTGCGCGACGCCCGGGGCAAGGTCGTGATGGACAAGGAGGCCGTGCCGCTGCTGCCGCTCGACGGCTTCGTCACCTCCACCGGCGCGATCAAGGTCATGGACGGCTACCGCAACGCCGACGGCGAGCGGGAACAGCTCGGCTTCAACGCCTTCTTCGTGCCGACCTTCGCCGGTGAGGGCCGGGGCACGATGACCTCCCAGTTCCCCGCGCTGCTCAACCCGCGGCTCGCGCTGTCGGCGTACCACGGCGACCTGGGCGTCGACTCCGGCATCCCGCAGAGCGTGTACCAGCTGAACAAGAAGAGCCTGAAGGAGTTCAAGGACTCCAAGGGCGACCTGTTCAAGCAGCGGCTGAAGATCGGCGAGACCATGACGCTCCCGAACGGCGCCGGCTCGGTGACCTTCGAGGGCGTCAAGGAGTGGGCCAGCTTCTCCATCGCCCGGCAGCCCGCCAGCGGCTGGGCGCTCGCCGGATCCGTCGCCGCGATCCTCGGCCTCGCCGCCTCCCTGTTCATCCAGCGCCGCCGGGTATGGGTGCGCGCGGTGCGGGGCGACGACGGTGTCACCGTCGTCGAGATGGCCGGCCTCGGCCGCAGCGAGTCCGCCAAGGTGCCCGAGGAACTGGGCGAGCTCGCCGGCCTCCTGTACGACAAGGCCCCGGGCGCTCCCGACCCCGATGACGATCCCGACCCAACCGACCCCGCTGTACCTGCCGAAGGGGCTGAGAAGTGA
- a CDS encoding sensor histidine kinase — protein MGSTPGRTARTFTSTLIARSRGRTRARPPLPATETAAPPRPSPRFTAVALALAGAAFGGYVLALTAPDRHADSTSTLFSGAVGGLYLGAGLLARLRRPGNAVGLLMLGVGIGWFAEDLQISTDPLVHTVGLFLRSASSGFLVPLLLVFPYGRLRSRADDGPVEALADRVLLVAGCAVAFVLQPVSVFFHHSVTPNLLLAHPVLWLRQLTDAVQLAVSVAVVAVLLWRWADASRPYRRELAPLLTVGLAGGLASGLDAALGAQRTWSHTPLLTVTHVCVLLLPLAFLAGVWRIRLGRTAVAELLRRLPLASRDELRDELARTLDDTSLQLGFPAPEGEGYVDTEGRPVTARPGQWTSVLERGGRRVGILVHDPALREDRYVLEAVVSAAALELDNQALVAELRASRRRVIEAGDEQRREVERALHDGAQQKFINLGLQLRLARRRLDGRSTAGPDPAALLDDALATLERGHAELRVAARGIHPVVLSEAGLVQALRSLTADLPLPVDLRADGLPELPEPVELTAYYVVKEAISNVLKHADARTIRVGLHHEAALLRLTVTDDGVGGADPAGGGTGLLGLRHRVSAYDGELTVRSAPGQGTVVSVTLPTAARNGDGER, from the coding sequence ATGGGGAGTACCCCCGGGCGTACGGCCCGCACCTTCACCTCCACCCTGATCGCCCGGAGCCGCGGCCGTACGCGGGCCCGGCCCCCGCTGCCGGCCACCGAGACCGCCGCCCCGCCGCGCCCGTCCCCCCGGTTCACCGCCGTCGCACTGGCCCTGGCAGGCGCGGCGTTCGGCGGGTACGTCCTGGCCCTCACGGCGCCCGACCGGCACGCCGACTCGACCTCGACGCTGTTCTCCGGCGCGGTCGGCGGCCTCTACCTGGGGGCGGGCCTGCTGGCGCGGCTGCGCCGACCCGGCAACGCGGTCGGGCTGCTCATGCTGGGCGTCGGCATCGGCTGGTTCGCCGAGGACCTCCAGATCTCCACCGACCCGCTGGTGCACACCGTCGGACTGTTCCTGCGCTCCGCCTCCAGCGGATTCCTCGTCCCGCTGCTGCTGGTGTTCCCCTACGGCCGGCTGCGCTCCCGCGCCGACGACGGCCCCGTCGAGGCCCTCGCCGACCGGGTGCTGCTCGTCGCGGGCTGCGCGGTGGCGTTCGTCCTCCAGCCGGTCAGCGTGTTCTTCCACCACTCCGTGACACCCAACCTGCTCCTGGCGCACCCGGTGCTGTGGCTGAGGCAACTCACCGACGCGGTGCAGCTCGCCGTCAGCGTGGCCGTGGTCGCGGTGCTGCTCTGGCGCTGGGCGGACGCGTCGCGGCCCTACCGCCGGGAACTGGCCCCGCTGCTCACCGTCGGCCTGGCCGGCGGTCTCGCCTCCGGGCTCGACGCGGCGCTCGGCGCGCAGCGCACGTGGTCGCACACCCCGCTGCTGACCGTCACGCACGTGTGCGTCCTGCTGCTGCCGCTCGCCTTCCTCGCCGGGGTGTGGCGGATCCGCCTCGGCCGGACCGCCGTCGCGGAACTGCTGCGCCGGCTGCCGCTGGCCTCCCGCGACGAACTGCGCGACGAACTGGCCAGGACCCTCGACGACACCTCGCTCCAACTGGGCTTCCCCGCCCCCGAGGGCGAGGGCTACGTGGACACCGAGGGCCGGCCCGTGACCGCCCGGCCGGGACAGTGGACGAGCGTCCTGGAGCGCGGCGGGCGGCGGGTCGGCATCCTCGTCCACGATCCGGCACTGCGCGAGGACCGCTACGTGCTGGAGGCGGTCGTCTCCGCCGCGGCCCTGGAACTCGACAACCAGGCCCTGGTCGCCGAACTGCGCGCGTCCCGCCGCCGTGTCATCGAGGCCGGGGACGAGCAGCGGCGCGAGGTGGAACGGGCCCTGCACGACGGCGCCCAGCAGAAGTTCATCAACCTGGGCCTCCAACTCCGGCTCGCGCGGCGGCGCCTCGACGGCCGGTCGACCGCGGGACCGGATCCCGCCGCGCTGCTGGACGACGCGCTCGCCACGCTGGAGCGGGGCCACGCCGAACTGCGCGTGGCGGCCCGGGGGATCCACCCGGTGGTCCTCAGCGAGGCGGGGCTGGTGCAGGCGCTGCGGTCGCTGACCGCCGATCTGCCGCTGCCGGTCGACCTGCGCGCCGACGGGCTGCCCGAGCTGCCCGAGCCGGTCGAACTCACGGCGTACTACGTCGTGAAGGAGGCGATCAGCAATGTGCTCAAGCACGCCGACGCCCGCACGATCCGCGTCGGCCTGCACCACGAGGCCGCGCTGCTGCGGCTGACCGTCACCGACGACGGCGTCGGCGGCGCGGACCCGGCCGGCGGCGGCACGGGCCTGCTCGGACTGCGCCACCGGGTCTCGGCGTACGACGGCGAACTGACCGTGCGCAGCGCTCCCGGTCAGGGCACGGTCGTCTCGGTGACGCTGCCCACGGCGGCGCGGAACGGCGACGGGGAACGGTGA
- the ccsB gene encoding c-type cytochrome biogenesis protein CcsB, translating to MTLAAATNENLANLSNTLIYSAMAVYTLAFFAYIAEWLLGSRSKVGRTAAALTATAPAEAGPAVTVKKGGGTTVLERPQVVVRAAAGSRDVPDGPGAHGGSEQGDLYGRIAVSLTALAFLIAAGGVLTRALSVQRAPWGNMYEFNITFSTVAVGVYLTLLAARKNVRWLGLFLTTSVLLDLGLAVTVLYTESDQLVPALHSYWLYIHVSTAILCGAVFYVGAVSTILYLFRDSYENKLASGGTPGRFATSVLERLPAAASLDKFSYRVNAAVFPLWTFTIIAGAIWAGDAWGRYWGWDPKETWSFITWVAYAGYLHARATAGWKGRKAAYLALLAFGCWLFNYYGVNIFVSGKHSYADVGMGVLRAAGF from the coding sequence GTGACTCTCGCCGCCGCGACCAACGAGAACCTGGCGAACCTCAGCAACACGCTGATCTACTCCGCGATGGCCGTCTACACCCTGGCCTTCTTCGCCTACATCGCCGAATGGCTCCTCGGCAGCCGCAGCAAGGTCGGCCGTACCGCGGCCGCGCTCACCGCCACCGCGCCGGCCGAGGCAGGCCCGGCGGTCACCGTGAAGAAGGGCGGCGGGACCACCGTCCTGGAGCGGCCCCAGGTGGTCGTGCGGGCCGCCGCCGGCTCGCGTGACGTGCCCGACGGGCCGGGAGCGCACGGCGGCTCGGAGCAGGGCGACCTCTACGGCCGTATCGCCGTGTCCCTCACCGCGCTCGCGTTCCTGATCGCGGCCGGCGGTGTGCTCACCCGGGCCCTGTCGGTGCAGCGGGCGCCGTGGGGCAACATGTACGAGTTCAACATCACCTTCTCCACCGTCGCCGTCGGCGTGTACCTCACACTGCTCGCGGCGCGGAAGAACGTCCGCTGGCTCGGCCTGTTCCTGACCACCTCGGTGCTGCTCGACCTCGGTCTCGCCGTCACGGTCCTGTACACCGAGAGCGACCAGCTGGTCCCCGCCCTCCACTCGTACTGGCTGTACATCCACGTCTCGACCGCCATCCTCTGCGGTGCCGTCTTCTACGTGGGTGCCGTCAGCACGATCCTCTACCTCTTCCGCGACTCCTACGAGAACAAGCTCGCCTCCGGCGGCACCCCGGGCCGCTTCGCGACCTCGGTGCTGGAACGGCTGCCCGCCGCGGCCTCGCTGGACAAGTTCTCCTACCGCGTCAACGCCGCCGTCTTCCCGCTGTGGACGTTCACGATCATCGCGGGCGCGATCTGGGCCGGTGACGCCTGGGGCCGCTACTGGGGCTGGGACCCCAAGGAAACCTGGTCCTTCATCACCTGGGTCGCCTACGCCGGCTACCTGCACGCCCGCGCCACGGCCGGCTGGAAGGGCCGCAAGGCCGCCTATCTGGCGCTGCTCGCGTTCGGCTGCTGGCTGTTCAACTACTACGGCGTCAACATCTTCGTCTCCGGCAAGCACTCCTACGCCGACGTCGGCATGGGTGTCCTCCGGGCCGCCGGGTTCTGA
- a CDS encoding SRPBCC domain-containing protein: protein MTGSIEQGTSQTHGNTHILHFVVRLPDPMGKVWPALSTQEGLAAWFTPADELEPRLGGAVTLRDLGAGRITAWDVDRVAEYTVEGGGRIRFHLERDGSAGTVLRFTHEFRGEGESEQGWRARFERLIEQLARGM from the coding sequence ATGACCGGTTCCATCGAACAGGGCACCAGCCAGACCCACGGGAACACGCACATCCTGCACTTCGTGGTGAGGCTCCCCGACCCCATGGGGAAGGTCTGGCCGGCGCTGTCCACCCAGGAGGGGCTCGCGGCCTGGTTCACCCCCGCCGATGAGCTCGAACCCCGGCTGGGCGGCGCGGTCACCCTGCGTGATCTGGGGGCCGGGCGGATCACCGCGTGGGACGTGGACCGGGTCGCCGAGTACACGGTGGAGGGCGGCGGCCGGATCCGGTTCCATCTGGAGCGCGACGGATCCGCCGGCACCGTGCTGCGCTTCACGCACGAGTTCCGCGGCGAGGGGGAGTCGGAACAGGGCTGGAGAGCCAGATTCGAACGATTGATCGAGCAGCTGGCGCGGGGGATGTGA
- a CDS encoding CDP-alcohol phosphatidyltransferase family protein — protein MVAAPVLEELREVCQPQAKLASRNGEHWAGRLYMRKVSLRLTRQLVRTPVTPDQLTWTMVACGVAAGAALMIPGLTGAVLAVVLMQLFLLFDCVDGEVARWKGQNSATGIYVDRLGAYLADAALLAGAGFRAAESGFGGWLSVGIATALGVVLLKASTDLVDVARARRGLAVADDEAARPRSQGVATVRRLAAAFKIHRVTNGIEASLVLLAAAVADAVTGGIEPTRWALAALAVITWVMVPAHLLSILSSSRLR, from the coding sequence ATGGTTGCTGCTCCGGTACTGGAGGAGCTGCGGGAGGTGTGTCAGCCGCAGGCGAAGCTGGCCAGCCGGAACGGCGAGCACTGGGCCGGCCGCCTGTACATGCGGAAGGTCTCCCTGCGGCTGACCCGGCAGCTGGTGCGCACCCCCGTCACTCCGGACCAGCTGACCTGGACCATGGTGGCGTGCGGGGTCGCCGCCGGCGCGGCGCTGATGATCCCGGGTCTGACCGGCGCCGTCCTGGCGGTCGTGCTGATGCAGCTGTTCCTCCTCTTCGACTGCGTGGACGGCGAGGTCGCCCGCTGGAAGGGCCAGAACAGCGCGACCGGGATCTACGTCGACCGGCTCGGCGCCTACCTGGCCGACGCGGCGCTGCTGGCGGGCGCCGGGTTCCGGGCCGCCGAGTCGGGATTCGGCGGCTGGCTGTCGGTCGGCATCGCGACCGCCCTCGGTGTCGTCCTGCTGAAGGCGTCGACGGACCTGGTGGACGTGGCGCGGGCGCGGCGCGGGCTCGCGGTCGCCGACGACGAGGCGGCCCGGCCCCGTTCCCAAGGGGTGGCCACGGTGCGGCGGCTGGCCGCCGCCTTCAAGATCCACCGTGTGACGAACGGCATCGAGGCGTCGCTGGTGCTGCTCGCGGCCGCCGTCGCGGACGCCGTCACCGGCGGCATCGAACCGACGCGCTGGGCGCTGGCCGCCCTCGCCGTGATCACCTGGGTGATGGTCCCGGCCCACCTGCTGTCGATCCTGTCGTCGTCCCGGCTGCGCTAG